In a genomic window of Variovorax paradoxus:
- a CDS encoding potassium transporter Kup, giving the protein MIAALGVVFGDIGTSPLYAFKETLNPEHGVPFSPDAVLGLLSLIFWGLLFVVTLKYVVFVLRADHDGEGGILALQALARNAAARIGAKPWLGHLIGLLGLVGAAMFYGDSLITPAISVLSAVEGLEVRAPMLERAVLPITVVILIALFAVQKKGTGAVGKVFGPVMLLWFVVIGVAGLLQVLAQPQVLAALDPRRAVLFLVEHRLQSLAVLGAVFLAFTGGEALYADMGHFGARPIRLAWLFIALPGLVLNYFGQGALVLANPAAIDNPFFRLFPAWGVLPMVLLAAMATVIASQAVISGAFSLTAHAMRMGYLPRMRVIQTSGTAIGQIYVPTVNWLLMVGVLLLVLGFRSSSALSAAYGIAVSITMVTTTLLAGIVAWGLWRWNKPAVALGVAAFAAVDLTFVVANSLKVAEGGWLTLAVAAGVMLLFTTWAKGRRLGLDAAAAESLPLRPFFESLAHHMPHRVQGTAVFLNVDVTSVPHALLHNLKHNQVLHEQVIVLRVLPCDTPRVDARLRIEAESLMTGIWVVTARHGFMERPDVPEFIRILAYQKTLAIDSMKTSYFVSRASVGEENLPGLNPIRRALFGWLQRNAGRASDYFELPDNRLVEMGQRT; this is encoded by the coding sequence GTGATCGCGGCGCTCGGCGTCGTGTTCGGCGACATCGGCACCTCGCCGCTGTACGCCTTCAAGGAAACCCTGAATCCCGAGCACGGCGTGCCGTTCTCGCCCGACGCGGTGCTGGGCCTGCTGTCGCTGATCTTCTGGGGCCTCCTGTTCGTGGTGACGCTCAAGTACGTGGTGTTCGTGCTGCGCGCCGACCACGACGGCGAGGGCGGCATCCTGGCGCTGCAGGCGCTGGCGCGCAATGCCGCCGCGCGCATCGGCGCGAAGCCCTGGCTCGGCCACCTGATCGGGCTGCTGGGCCTGGTGGGCGCGGCCATGTTCTACGGCGACAGCCTGATCACGCCCGCGATCTCGGTGCTGTCGGCGGTCGAGGGGCTGGAGGTGCGCGCGCCGATGCTCGAGCGCGCGGTGCTGCCGATCACGGTGGTGATCCTGATCGCGCTGTTCGCGGTGCAGAAGAAGGGCACGGGCGCGGTCGGCAAGGTGTTCGGGCCGGTGATGCTGCTGTGGTTCGTGGTGATCGGCGTGGCCGGGCTGCTGCAGGTGCTGGCCCAGCCGCAGGTGCTGGCGGCGCTCGATCCGCGGCGTGCCGTGCTGTTCCTGGTCGAGCACCGGCTGCAGTCGCTGGCCGTGCTGGGCGCGGTGTTCCTGGCCTTCACCGGCGGCGAGGCGCTCTACGCCGACATGGGCCACTTCGGCGCGCGGCCGATCCGGCTCGCGTGGCTCTTCATCGCGCTGCCGGGGCTGGTGCTCAACTACTTCGGCCAGGGCGCGCTGGTGCTGGCCAATCCGGCGGCGATCGACAACCCGTTCTTCCGGCTCTTTCCGGCCTGGGGCGTGCTGCCGATGGTGCTGCTGGCCGCGATGGCGACGGTGATCGCCTCGCAGGCCGTGATCTCGGGCGCCTTCTCGCTCACGGCGCATGCGATGCGCATGGGCTACCTGCCGCGCATGCGCGTGATCCAGACCTCGGGCACGGCCATCGGCCAGATCTACGTGCCGACCGTCAACTGGCTGCTGATGGTGGGCGTGCTGCTGCTGGTGCTGGGCTTCCGCAGCTCGAGCGCGCTGTCGGCGGCCTACGGCATCGCGGTGTCGATCACCATGGTCACGACCACCCTGCTGGCCGGCATCGTGGCCTGGGGGCTGTGGCGCTGGAACAAGCCGGCGGTGGCGCTGGGCGTGGCGGCCTTCGCGGCTGTCGACCTGACCTTCGTGGTCGCCAACAGCCTCAAGGTGGCCGAGGGCGGCTGGCTCACGCTGGCGGTGGCGGCGGGCGTGATGCTGCTGTTCACCACCTGGGCCAAGGGGCGGCGCCTGGGGCTGGACGCGGCCGCGGCCGAGAGCCTGCCGCTGCGGCCCTTCTTCGAGTCGCTGGCCCACCACATGCCGCACCGGGTGCAGGGCACGGCGGTGTTCCTCAACGTCGACGTGACCTCGGTGCCGCATGCGCTGCTGCACAACCTCAAGCACAACCAGGTGCTGCACGAGCAGGTGATCGTGCTGCGCGTGCTGCCCTGCGACACGCCGCGCGTCGACGCGCGCCTGCGCATCGAGGCCGAGTCGCTGATGACCGGCATCTGGGTCGTGACCGCGCGCCACGGCTTCATGGAGCGGCCCGACGTGCCCGAGTTCATCCGCATCCTGGCCTACCAGAAGACGCTGGCGATCGACTCGATGAAGACCTCGTACTTCGTCTCGCGCGCCTCGGTGGGCGAGGAGAACCTGCCCGGCCTCAACCCGATCCGGCGCGCGCTGTTCGGCTGGCTGCAGCGCAACGCGGGGCGCGCCTCGGATTACTTCGAGCTGCCCGACAACCGGCTGGTGGAAATGGGCCAGCGGACCTGA